From Terriglobales bacterium, the proteins below share one genomic window:
- the folP gene encoding dihydropteroate synthase — MRPTFEWKVRSRSLKLGERTLIMGIVNVTPDSFSDGGEFFDADRAVAHALALLAEGADILDIGGESTRPGKKDPVNAEEEKRRVLPVIDGIRRQVRDAILSIDTYKGETAEAALDRGADIINDVSGLTWDDKMASLLASSDCGCVLMHTRGRPEQWRDQPALAAAEVVPLVSEGLRAIAQHASSVGIARERVVLDPGFGFGKRMEENFPLLGRLAELHQLGFPLLSGTSRKSFVARKPANASDGASRLAGSIAAMTASILAGAHIVRVHDVKEAVAAARVADAVLRATRS; from the coding sequence ATGCGTCCGACGTTCGAATGGAAGGTGCGATCGCGATCGCTCAAGCTTGGCGAGCGCACGCTGATCATGGGCATCGTGAACGTCACGCCGGACTCGTTTTCTGATGGCGGCGAGTTCTTCGATGCCGATCGCGCTGTTGCTCACGCGCTCGCGTTGCTCGCGGAGGGCGCAGACATTCTCGACATTGGTGGCGAATCGACGCGTCCGGGGAAAAAGGATCCGGTGAACGCCGAAGAAGAGAAACGACGCGTGCTGCCGGTGATCGACGGTATTCGTCGCCAGGTGCGCGACGCAATTCTCTCCATCGACACGTACAAAGGCGAGACTGCCGAAGCTGCACTCGATCGCGGTGCCGACATCATCAACGACGTAAGCGGCCTCACCTGGGATGACAAGATGGCTTCCCTGCTCGCTTCGTCCGATTGCGGTTGCGTTCTCATGCACACGCGCGGACGTCCCGAACAATGGCGCGATCAGCCCGCGCTCGCAGCGGCAGAAGTTGTTCCGCTGGTCAGCGAAGGTCTGCGTGCGATTGCGCAGCACGCGTCCAGCGTCGGAATTGCTCGCGAGCGCGTCGTGCTCGATCCCGGTTTCGGCTTTGGGAAGCGCATGGAAGAGAACTTTCCGTTATTGGGAAGACTTGCCGAATTACATCAGCTCGGCTTCCCTCTGCTCAGCGGCACGTCGCGAAAGTCGTTCGTGGCGCGAAAGCCTGCGAATGCGAGTGACGGTGCGTCGCGTTTGGCGGGCAGTATTGCCGCTATGACGGCGAGCATTCTGGCGGGCGCGCATATCGTGAGAGTGCACGATGTAAAGGAAGCAGTTGCTGCGGCGAGGGTGGCCGATGCGGTGTTGCGCGCAACTCGTTCCTGA
- a CDS encoding site-specific integrase has translation MYEPLDPSMTFAKAAELWINSRTMSPASRARYISPRTLHDLQQYLRALNRKFGEVPLREIHVGLLREYQQERAETCGPNKINQELGTLVRIMRRARAWSQQLEDCYEPLQREEPDIPRAMSPEEQKLFLEVAASRDEWSFIYHYSLLALATSASNCELRGVKIGDLNFFSKVLHIRRENAKNRYRIRTIPMHDEAVWAAHRLVERAQLLGCSGASHYLMPFRVSPNLWDPAQPMSNSGIRKPWNEVRKAADVPWLRIHDLRHTAITRMAEAGVPIPVILSMAGHISVRMQQHYTSVSDYAKRCAVEAAFDGRNYMIAAGRVMENGTRRENGNRHSAVGTRLKAKPKATHDTDRTDCTDCSGVVE, from the coding sequence ATGTACGAACCGCTCGACCCCTCGATGACCTTTGCAAAAGCCGCAGAACTCTGGATCAACTCGCGCACCATGTCTCCGGCGAGCCGCGCGCGATATATCTCGCCGCGGACGCTCCACGACCTGCAGCAGTATCTGCGAGCGCTCAATCGCAAGTTCGGCGAAGTTCCGCTTCGGGAAATCCATGTGGGGCTGCTGCGCGAATATCAGCAGGAGCGCGCTGAGACCTGCGGTCCGAACAAGATCAATCAGGAACTGGGGACGCTGGTGCGCATCATGCGGCGGGCGCGTGCCTGGAGCCAGCAGCTCGAGGATTGCTACGAGCCTCTGCAGCGCGAGGAGCCGGACATCCCGCGCGCGATGAGTCCGGAGGAGCAGAAGCTCTTTCTGGAAGTCGCGGCCAGTCGCGACGAGTGGAGCTTTATCTATCACTATTCCCTGCTGGCGCTAGCAACGTCTGCGTCGAACTGCGAGCTGCGCGGCGTGAAGATCGGAGACCTCAACTTCTTCAGCAAAGTTCTGCATATTCGTCGCGAGAACGCGAAGAACCGCTATCGCATTCGCACTATTCCCATGCACGACGAAGCCGTCTGGGCGGCGCACCGTCTGGTTGAGCGCGCGCAATTGCTCGGCTGCTCCGGCGCGAGCCATTACCTGATGCCGTTTCGGGTCTCGCCGAATCTGTGGGATCCCGCGCAGCCGATGAGCAACAGCGGGATACGCAAGCCGTGGAACGAAGTACGCAAGGCCGCCGACGTTCCCTGGCTGCGCATTCACGATCTGCGGCACACGGCAATCACACGCATGGCCGAAGCCGGTGTTCCCATTCCGGTAATCCTGAGCATGGCCGGACACATCAGCGTGCGCATGCAGCAGCACTACACGTCGGTGAGCGACTACGCAAAGCGCTGCGCAGTCGAAGCAGCGTTCGATGGGCGGAACTACATGATTGCTGCCGGGCGGGTGATGGAAAATGGCACTCGGCGGGAAAACGGCAATCGGCATTCGGCTGTCGGCACTCGGCTGAAAGCAAAGCCAAAAGCAACACACGACACGGATCGCACGGATTGCACGGATTGTTCTGGGGTTGTTGAGTAA
- a CDS encoding VIT1/CCC1 transporter family protein yields the protein MAHEQTEVMHVEQHFSSGDLVRDIVIGMADGLTVPFALAAGLTGAVSVTKLIVLAGLAEIAAGSIAMGLGGYLAAKGDAQHYESERQREEREIVERVRDEEQEIYDIFHTYGVSEEESTPVLHALKRNPEAWVDFMMRFELGLEKPEPQRARNSAATIAASYVFGGFIPLMPYIVLNNIYSALTWSVLITLVALAIFGYIKGRATGVSPLRSSIQTTLTGGLAAAAAFALARLFSNH from the coding sequence ATGGCGCATGAACAGACTGAAGTCATGCATGTGGAGCAGCATTTCTCCTCCGGCGATCTGGTGCGGGACATCGTGATCGGCATGGCCGACGGGCTCACGGTTCCGTTCGCGCTGGCTGCAGGTCTTACCGGAGCGGTCAGTGTTACGAAACTCATCGTGCTCGCCGGGCTGGCCGAGATCGCTGCCGGCTCGATTGCGATGGGACTTGGCGGGTATCTCGCCGCCAAGGGCGATGCGCAACATTACGAGAGCGAGCGCCAGCGCGAGGAGCGCGAGATTGTGGAGCGCGTGCGCGATGAAGAGCAGGAGATCTACGACATCTTCCACACCTACGGCGTCAGCGAAGAAGAGAGCACGCCGGTGTTGCACGCGCTGAAGCGCAATCCCGAAGCGTGGGTGGATTTCATGATGCGTTTCGAATTGGGATTGGAGAAACCTGAGCCGCAGCGCGCGCGTAACAGCGCGGCCACGATCGCGGCGTCGTACGTCTTTGGCGGATTTATCCCGCTCATGCCCTACATCGTGCTCAACAATATCTATTCGGCGCTCACCTGGTCGGTGCTGATCACGCTGGTTGCCCTAGCCATCTTCGGGTACATCAAAGGACGCGCGACGGGAGTGTCGCCTCTGCGCAGTTCGATTCAAACCACATTGACCGGCGGACTCGCGGCGGCAGCGGCATTCGCGCTTGCGCGGCTGTTCTCGAATCACTAG
- the terL gene encoding phage terminase large subunit: MRKELELLARRKQALLQLHRFKLQSDLRVFVKHFWSVLEPATPLQWNWHLDLLCEYLTLVAQGKCRRLIINVPPRGMKSLLCTVFYPVWRWITAPQQRFMFVSYSEELSTDHSVFRRNVLNSELYRNFWGTRVRFAKDQNLKTQYENARRGVMFATSITGSATGKGCDELIVDDPLNVQNAFSDKERQTTNRNFDATFRSRLNDPATGSIVVIMQRLHEDDLTGHLLAREPGAWTHIKLPAEAEVPEVWTFPISDHTPVERKPGDLLWPERFPREVLNDLKTALGSWAYAGQYQQNPAPFGGGIIKREWIKYYRELPEGKCKWIQSWDCSFKETRDSDYVVGQVWAKFEADYYLVDQVRERMDFVRTRHAIQEMSRKYPQATAKLVEDKANGPAVIRSLRDQISGIIARTPKDPKLARLTSVSPLFEAGNIFLPERATWVGDFVQELLQFPNAANDDQVDACTQALEYLERRLSGIQQYYKQEAEKAGQRRNT, translated from the coding sequence GTGAGGAAGGAGCTGGAACTCCTCGCGAGGCGCAAACAGGCTCTGCTCCAGCTTCACCGCTTCAAGCTGCAGAGCGATTTGCGGGTTTTCGTGAAGCATTTCTGGTCCGTTTTGGAACCGGCGACGCCGCTGCAGTGGAACTGGCATCTCGATCTGCTTTGCGAGTACCTCACGCTGGTGGCGCAGGGCAAATGCCGGCGGCTGATTATCAATGTCCCTCCGCGGGGCATGAAGTCGCTGCTGTGCACGGTGTTCTATCCCGTGTGGAGATGGATTACCGCGCCGCAGCAGCGATTCATGTTCGTCAGCTATTCCGAGGAGCTGAGCACCGATCATTCGGTCTTTCGCCGCAACGTGCTCAACTCGGAGCTCTACCGCAACTTCTGGGGAACTCGTGTTCGCTTTGCGAAAGATCAGAACTTGAAGACGCAGTACGAGAACGCGCGGCGTGGTGTCATGTTTGCCACGTCGATCACCGGATCGGCGACGGGCAAAGGATGCGATGAGCTGATCGTCGACGATCCGCTCAACGTTCAGAACGCCTTCAGCGACAAAGAGCGCCAGACGACGAATCGCAATTTTGATGCGACGTTTCGGTCGCGCCTGAATGATCCCGCAACGGGAAGCATTGTGGTTATCATGCAGCGGCTTCATGAAGACGACCTGACCGGCCATCTACTCGCGCGCGAACCAGGAGCATGGACACATATCAAGCTGCCAGCCGAAGCTGAAGTTCCCGAAGTTTGGACGTTTCCCATTTCGGATCACACTCCGGTGGAGCGCAAGCCAGGCGACCTTTTGTGGCCGGAGCGCTTCCCGCGCGAGGTGCTCAATGATCTAAAGACCGCCTTGGGATCATGGGCGTATGCCGGACAGTATCAGCAGAATCCGGCGCCATTCGGAGGCGGCATCATCAAACGCGAATGGATTAAGTACTACCGCGAGCTGCCGGAAGGCAAGTGCAAGTGGATACAGAGCTGGGACTGCAGTTTCAAAGAGACGCGCGACTCCGACTACGTGGTTGGGCAGGTCTGGGCGAAGTTCGAGGCTGATTATTACCTGGTGGATCAGGTGCGTGAGCGCATGGACTTCGTGCGCACGCGGCATGCGATTCAGGAGATGAGCCGTAAATATCCGCAGGCCACGGCCAAGCTCGTCGAGGACAAAGCCAATGGTCCGGCGGTGATTCGATCGCTGCGGGATCAGATCAGCGGCATCATCGCCAGGACGCCGAAGGATCCCAAATTGGCACGGCTGACCTCGGTCTCGCCTCTATTTGAGGCCGGAAACATCTTCTTACCCGAACGGGCAACTTGGGTTGGCGACTTCGTCCAGGAGTTGCTCCAGTTTCCGAATGCGGCCAACGACGACCAGGTCGACGCCTGCACACAGGCGCTCGAATATCTGGAGCGTCGGCTGAGCGGTATTCAGCAGTACTACAAACAAGAGGCGGAGAAAGCAGGCCAACGCCGTAACACGTAA
- a CDS encoding excinuclease ABC subunit C, producing the protein MHWQHSIRFEGAATLSSLPESPAIFALRGERPDSEPYLNKAASLRKRLERLLSPASPDSKRLNLAASTHTIEYTLTGSDCENRLLLYRALREQFPRSYRKRMKLIPAALIKIGWENEYPRAYFTRRLGRIPHFGAGKADALESTKSTTSTTSIYYGPFASKAAANKFLNDALDLFKSRRCTFNIHPDPSFPGCMYSEMKMCLAPCFGGCTHDEYIHEVARVQQYLDSHGSSLVAQLEAERDAASASLEFEQAASIHSRIEKAKEPWNGIPEIVGRIDQLRAVIVQRSALPDHVTLFEFRDGLLHGPVQFNVQGMQHANPNSGSSSLYAHPHLAAPVPLEDESKPKQKPQTLESRVAEAINAIPARKPERGEVADHLALLKRWYYRPTKKGEIFISYTDELPLRRIVRGISRIARGEPSEPPAVAGG; encoded by the coding sequence ATGCACTGGCAACACTCAATCCGCTTCGAGGGCGCGGCCACCCTCTCTTCCCTGCCCGAATCCCCGGCGATCTTCGCGCTGCGCGGCGAGCGTCCCGATTCGGAACCGTATCTGAACAAGGCTGCCAGTCTGCGCAAGCGGCTCGAACGCCTGCTCTCGCCTGCGTCGCCGGACAGCAAGCGCCTGAACCTCGCCGCGAGCACACACACAATCGAGTACACGCTCACCGGCTCCGACTGCGAAAACCGTCTGCTGCTCTATCGCGCGCTGCGCGAGCAGTTCCCCCGCTCCTATCGCAAGCGCATGAAGCTGATTCCCGCTGCGCTGATAAAGATCGGCTGGGAAAACGAATATCCGCGCGCTTATTTCACGCGGCGGCTTGGCCGAATTCCACACTTCGGAGCGGGCAAGGCCGACGCACTGGAGTCCACTAAGTCCACCACGTCCACTACGTCCATCTACTACGGCCCATTTGCCTCAAAAGCCGCAGCCAACAAATTCCTGAACGACGCGCTCGATTTATTCAAATCACGCCGCTGCACCTTCAACATTCACCCGGATCCAAGCTTCCCCGGCTGCATGTACTCAGAAATGAAAATGTGCCTCGCGCCGTGCTTCGGCGGCTGCACACACGACGAGTACATCCACGAGGTCGCGCGCGTTCAGCAATATCTCGACTCCCACGGCAGTTCCCTCGTTGCGCAACTCGAAGCCGAACGCGACGCCGCCTCGGCTTCTCTCGAGTTCGAGCAGGCTGCGAGCATCCATTCCCGAATCGAGAAAGCCAAAGAGCCGTGGAACGGAATCCCTGAGATCGTCGGACGCATCGACCAACTGCGCGCGGTCATCGTCCAGCGCTCTGCCCTGCCCGATCACGTAACGCTGTTCGAATTCCGCGACGGCCTGCTGCACGGCCCAGTGCAGTTCAACGTGCAAGGCATGCAGCACGCGAATCCCAATTCGGGATCGAGCTCGCTGTACGCTCATCCACATCTGGCGGCGCCAGTGCCGCTCGAAGATGAAAGTAAACCAAAACAGAAGCCGCAAACGCTGGAATCCCGCGTAGCAGAAGCGATCAACGCAATTCCGGCGCGAAAGCCCGAGCGAGGCGAAGTCGCCGATCATCTCGCGCTGCTCAAGCGCTGGTACTACCGACCGACGAAGAAGGGCGAGATCTTCATCAGCTACACAGATGAACTGCCTTTGAGAAGGATCGTGCGCGGAATCTCGCGCATCGCGCGAGGTGAGCCGTCAGAACCGCCCGCGGTAGCGGGTGGGTGA
- the dacB gene encoding D-alanyl-D-alanine carboxypeptidase/D-alanyl-D-alanine-endopeptidase, producing MVNRTLAVLVLASSLAISTHSQSQPATPANQQSPQPTQAAPQPEPVAPTPTVSPQAMQDLGTRLAARINAIRAADPRSAHAIWGISVVDLATGSTLFAENADKMLHPASNTKLFTTSTTLALLGPDYKFQTTVESAKRPDKRGRLAGDLFLVGRGDPNLSGRVLPYVKKTERLTPHTRILEELADEVALAGVKVIDGDIVGDDSYFVYERYGEGWTQDDLMWDYGAPASALTVNDNLVFASIKPGNRLGERAQLTLDPYTDYYSVRNLVTTSARGTLRNIGILREPGSLELTFWGTIPIGDAGDDEALAIEEPATCNAQFFRTLLQQHGIVIRGKARAQHSEPWEYPVPEHNQPLVVPAVQIPARVVLAQHQSVPLIQDLQVINKVSQNLHVELMLRLIGKLKGPSGSISGGLDTESKFLTEQVHIDPAEFELYDGSGLSRSGLATPHAFTQLLQYIYAQPWAAQFRDTLPIAGEDGSLSTRFKGTYAADHVEAKTGQIGGDNSLTGYAVTKLGHNIAFSIIINHHTMGNTKAKQMIDDILNAVLEED from the coding sequence ATGGTCAATCGCACTCTTGCTGTCCTCGTCCTGGCATCATCGCTCGCGATTTCAACCCACTCGCAGTCGCAACCTGCCACACCAGCCAATCAGCAATCCCCGCAGCCGACGCAAGCCGCACCGCAACCTGAGCCAGTCGCTCCCACGCCGACGGTCTCTCCGCAAGCTATGCAGGATCTGGGCACGCGGCTGGCCGCGCGCATCAACGCCATTCGTGCTGCGGACCCGCGCTCCGCTCATGCCATTTGGGGAATCAGCGTCGTCGATCTCGCCACTGGCAGCACACTGTTCGCAGAGAATGCCGATAAGATGCTGCATCCAGCGTCGAACACCAAACTGTTTACCACGTCGACAACGCTGGCTCTTCTCGGGCCGGACTACAAGTTCCAAACGACGGTCGAGAGCGCGAAGCGTCCCGACAAGCGCGGCCGGCTTGCAGGCGATCTCTTTCTCGTGGGACGCGGCGATCCGAATCTTTCCGGACGCGTGCTGCCCTATGTGAAGAAGACCGAGCGTCTCACGCCGCACACGCGCATCCTGGAAGAACTTGCGGATGAAGTGGCGCTTGCCGGCGTAAAGGTCATCGATGGTGACATAGTCGGCGATGACAGCTACTTCGTCTACGAACGCTATGGCGAAGGCTGGACCCAGGACGATCTGATGTGGGACTACGGCGCGCCCGCCTCGGCGCTCACCGTCAACGACAATCTCGTTTTTGCCAGTATCAAACCGGGAAATCGCCTTGGCGAACGCGCGCAGCTCACGCTCGATCCGTACACCGACTACTACAGCGTGCGCAATCTCGTGACCACTTCGGCGCGCGGTACGCTGCGCAATATCGGCATTCTGCGCGAGCCCGGCTCGCTCGAACTCACGTTCTGGGGAACGATTCCCATCGGCGACGCCGGCGACGATGAGGCGCTCGCCATCGAAGAACCCGCGACCTGCAACGCGCAGTTCTTCCGCACGCTGCTGCAGCAGCACGGAATTGTGATCCGCGGCAAAGCGCGCGCGCAACACTCCGAGCCGTGGGAGTATCCCGTTCCAGAGCATAATCAGCCGCTGGTGGTTCCCGCAGTACAGATTCCAGCGCGCGTCGTGCTCGCACAGCATCAATCTGTGCCGCTGATTCAGGATCTGCAGGTCATAAATAAGGTCAGCCAGAACTTGCATGTCGAGCTGATGCTGCGGCTGATTGGAAAGCTCAAAGGCCCTTCAGGTTCCATTTCGGGAGGGCTCGATACCGAAAGCAAATTCCTCACTGAACAGGTCCATATCGATCCTGCGGAGTTCGAACTCTACGACGGCTCCGGGCTTTCCCGATCCGGTCTCGCAACGCCGCACGCTTTCACTCAGCTTCTTCAATACATCTACGCGCAACCGTGGGCCGCCCAATTTCGCGACACCCTGCCCATTGCCGGCGAAGACGGCTCGCTCTCCACGCGCTTCAAAGGCACTTACGCCGCCGACCACGTCGAAGCCAAAACCGGACAGATCGGCGGCGACAACTCCCTCACCGGTTACGCCGTTACCAAATTGGGACACAACATTGCCTTCTCCATCATCATCAACCACCACACCATGGGCAACACCAAAGCCAAGCAGATGATTGACGACATCCTAAACGCGGTGCTTGAGGAGGACTGA
- a CDS encoding MATE family efflux transporter: MLRNSIRQFRAEAPAVFTLAWPLVLAEVGWMAMGIVDTIMVGHMHNSAEAIGGVSLGSVIFYTAAIFGGSLLYSLDTKVSQSFGAGDLRDANHSLLNALYIVLPLTPVLMLFIWYTGKLLPNMGVNPGVLDQTLPFLQAMNWSTPPLLLYFAFRRYLQAVDLVKPVTFALVSANIVNAVGDWVLIYGHWGSPAFGVAGSGWSTCLSRAYMAAVLFVAVLRQHRRQGSPLFQPPYHPDLGRIAELLRIGLPAATQILFEIGVFATVTALIARLDAASVAAHQIALNCASFTYMVPLGISSAAAVRVGQGIGRGDPAGAGRAGWTAIAMGAFFMSCAAVVLVLAPHLIVSVFTPDKQVMRIGVNLLFIAAAFQLFDGLQTVATGALRGAGETRIPMFSSFVAYWVIGLPLGVYLGFSRHLGALGLWAALAISLMVIGTALVFAWRAKVRQLTAREMVMA, from the coding sequence ATGCTCCGCAATTCCATTCGCCAGTTCCGCGCTGAGGCTCCGGCTGTGTTTACGCTGGCGTGGCCGCTGGTGCTTGCCGAAGTTGGGTGGATGGCGATGGGCATCGTGGACACGATCATGGTGGGCCATATGCACAACAGCGCGGAGGCGATCGGCGGAGTCAGCCTGGGCAGCGTCATCTTCTATACAGCGGCGATTTTCGGTGGAAGCCTTCTATACTCGCTCGACACAAAAGTTTCGCAGTCGTTCGGCGCCGGCGATCTGCGGGACGCGAACCATTCTCTACTCAACGCGCTCTACATCGTCCTGCCGCTCACGCCGGTTCTGATGCTCTTCATCTGGTACACCGGAAAGCTACTTCCCAATATGGGAGTTAATCCTGGGGTACTCGACCAGACTCTTCCCTTCCTGCAGGCGATGAATTGGAGCACGCCGCCGCTGTTGCTTTATTTTGCGTTTCGTCGATATCTGCAGGCCGTCGATCTAGTGAAGCCGGTGACGTTCGCGCTGGTTTCGGCCAACATCGTGAATGCGGTCGGCGATTGGGTGTTGATCTACGGACACTGGGGTTCGCCGGCGTTTGGCGTGGCGGGATCCGGATGGTCCACGTGTCTCTCGCGCGCGTACATGGCCGCGGTGTTATTCGTTGCCGTGCTGCGGCAGCATCGCAGACAGGGATCACCGTTGTTTCAGCCGCCGTATCATCCTGATTTGGGACGCATCGCCGAGCTGCTGCGCATTGGTCTGCCGGCGGCGACGCAGATTCTGTTTGAGATTGGAGTCTTCGCCACGGTCACCGCGCTGATCGCGAGGCTCGATGCGGCCTCGGTCGCGGCGCATCAGATCGCTCTCAACTGCGCGAGCTTCACCTACATGGTGCCGCTGGGGATTAGTTCCGCGGCTGCGGTACGCGTCGGGCAAGGAATCGGACGCGGCGATCCCGCCGGAGCAGGCCGCGCAGGTTGGACCGCGATCGCGATGGGAGCATTCTTCATGAGTTGTGCGGCGGTGGTGCTGGTGCTGGCTCCGCATCTGATCGTGAGCGTCTTCACGCCGGACAAGCAAGTCATGCGTATCGGAGTCAATCTGTTGTTCATCGCCGCCGCGTTTCAGCTCTTCGACGGCCTTCAGACCGTTGCGACCGGCGCTTTGCGCGGCGCAGGTGAGACGCGCATTCCCATGTTCAGCTCATTTGTCGCGTATTGGGTGATTGGATTACCGCTCGGTGTGTATCTCGGATTCTCACGTCACCTTGGCGCGCTGGGATTGTGGGCTGCGCTGGCAATCTCGCTCATGGTGATTGGGACGGCGCTCGTGTTCGCCTGGCGTGCGAAAGTGCGACAGCTTACGGCGCGCGAGATGGTGATGGCGTAA
- a CDS encoding cation:proton antiporter, translated as MNELSSIALILLLSLLAGHLVKFLHIPEVTGYIIAGIIVGPSVLGWINQQNLTSLSIFSEVALALILFSIGSIFEFRRFREVGKLIVIITVTECACVLALVTGAALYLGQRWEIALLLGTVAMETGAASTLMVLREYNAEGRLTQVITGAIAINNIVCLTCFLLVTSGLQVAGRLGMGGGGSLYATLYSVIWQLIGSAALGYLVGLLLAAWSTRVIEHGETLILLIGCVLLCAGLALFLNLSILVVSLVLGATTANLSAHTGRLAMVQSRTDPPFYAVFFVIAGAHLQLGLLKSLGLLGLAYIVARAIGKLIGTYFGSRLAKSSKQVRRQLGPAVLAHAGLAIGLVLSLVRRYPQLDAELTVVVLGGILVFEILGPISVRKVILRAGESHARVAGGMEVLE; from the coding sequence GTGAACGAACTCTCCTCCATCGCGCTCATCCTGTTGCTCTCGCTGCTTGCCGGGCACCTGGTGAAGTTCCTTCACATTCCTGAAGTCACGGGATACATCATCGCCGGCATCATCGTCGGCCCCTCGGTTCTCGGATGGATTAACCAACAGAACCTCACCTCGCTCAGTATCTTCAGCGAAGTCGCGCTGGCGCTGATCCTGTTTTCCATTGGTTCCATCTTTGAATTTCGACGTTTCCGGGAAGTCGGCAAGCTGATCGTCATTATTACGGTCACAGAATGTGCCTGCGTACTTGCCCTGGTGACCGGAGCCGCGCTCTACCTCGGACAGCGCTGGGAGATCGCGTTGCTCCTCGGTACAGTAGCAATGGAGACCGGGGCCGCCTCGACACTCATGGTGCTCCGCGAGTACAACGCCGAAGGACGCCTCACGCAGGTCATCACCGGCGCCATCGCCATCAACAACATCGTCTGTCTCACCTGCTTTCTGCTGGTCACCTCAGGACTGCAGGTCGCGGGACGTCTCGGCATGGGCGGTGGAGGATCCCTTTACGCGACGCTCTACTCAGTCATCTGGCAATTGATCGGTTCAGCAGCGCTCGGCTATCTAGTAGGACTGCTGCTCGCCGCCTGGTCCACGCGCGTGATTGAGCACGGCGAGACGCTGATCCTGCTGATCGGCTGCGTGCTCCTCTGCGCCGGACTGGCGCTGTTCCTGAATCTCTCGATTCTCGTCGTGAGTCTCGTTTTGGGAGCGACGACTGCCAATCTCTCCGCCCACACCGGACGCCTCGCCATGGTGCAGTCGCGCACCGACCCACCTTTTTATGCAGTCTTCTTCGTCATCGCCGGCGCGCACCTGCAGCTCGGATTGCTGAAATCACTCGGCCTGCTCGGCCTCGCATACATCGTCGCCCGCGCCATCGGCAAGCTGATCGGCACCTACTTCGGCTCGCGCCTGGCAAAGAGCTCAAAGCAAGTCCGTCGCCAGCTTGGGCCTGCCGTCCTCGCCCACGCCGGACTCGCGATCGGGTTAGTGCTCTCGCTAGTCCGCCGCTATCCCCAGCTCGATGCCGAACTCACGGTCGTGGTCCTCGGCGGAATTCTGGTCTTCGAGATCCTGGGTCCCATCAGCGTGCGCAAAGTCATCCTCCGCGCCGGCGAGTCTCATGCGCGCGTGGCGGGTGGGATGGAGGTGCTGGAGTGA